A single genomic interval of Helianthus annuus cultivar XRQ/B chromosome 6, HanXRQr2.0-SUNRISE, whole genome shotgun sequence harbors:
- the LOC118479486 gene encoding uncharacterized protein LOC118479486: MPINESSTIHCKHTHHFIPSPSINGSHDIRIKAPSSKRKRTTTYGYSYREFYSNKSSKDKRMKPEIAQPTSNSKKHAKERYFKKTLRCNYCKKAGHVPEECRRKRENNVCYKCGDPGHFRHYCPKLSKAPNNEDRNPDEAKKNA, encoded by the coding sequence aTGCCTATAAACGAGAGTTCTACTATACATTGTAAGCATACCCATCACTTCATACCTAGCCCTAGTATCAACGGAAGTCATGATATTCGTATCAAAGCTCCATCTTCCAAACGAAAGAGAACCACAACCTATGGCTACTCCTATAGGGAATTCTACTCGAACAAATCTTCCAAGGACAAAAGAATGAAACCAGAAATTGCACAACCTACTAGCAATAGCAAAAAGCACGCAAAAGAACGTTATTTTAAGAAGACTCTTCGTTGTAACTACTGCAAGAAAGCTGGACATGTACCAGAGGAATGTAGAAGAAAAAGGGAAAATAACGTATGTTACAAATGTGGAGATCCAGGCCATTTCCGTCACTATTGTCCAAAACTATCTAAGGCACCCAATAACGAGGATCGAAACCCCGATGAAGCTAAGAAGAACGCATAA